The following are from one region of the Isoalcanivorax indicus genome:
- a CDS encoding secondary thiamine-phosphate synthase enzyme YjbQ, which produces MWQQQEIVLRPRSRGFHLVTDEVYAALPALAQVRVGLLHLFIRHTSASLAINENADPDVRGDLERHFNVMVPERAPHYEHTLEGPDDMPAHIKSVLIGPDLMIPIGNGRLQLGTWQGIYLCEHRDHGGARTLVATIQGDMSPW; this is translated from the coding sequence GTGTGGCAACAACAGGAGATTGTGCTGAGGCCCCGTTCAAGAGGTTTTCATCTGGTGACGGATGAGGTGTATGCGGCTTTGCCCGCCCTGGCGCAGGTCAGGGTCGGCTTGCTGCACCTGTTCATTCGCCACACCTCCGCGTCCCTCGCGATCAACGAGAACGCCGACCCGGACGTGCGCGGGGACCTGGAGCGGCATTTCAATGTGATGGTGCCTGAGCGGGCGCCGCATTATGAACACACCCTGGAAGGGCCGGATGACATGCCCGCGCACATCAAGAGCGTGTTGATCGGGCCGGACCTGATGATTCCGATCGGGAACGGGCGGTTGCAGTTGGGGACCTGGCAGGGCATCTACCTGTGCGAGCACCGCGATCACGGCGGTGCCCGCACCCTGGTGGCGACGATTCAGGGCGACATGTCGCCCTGGTAG
- a CDS encoding BPTI/Kunitz domain-containing protein: MRQKTRSLTLLLPVSALLLLLSGCVTPMAEDALPATCNEKPESGMCRAAFTRYYYDADRGECRSFIWGGCGGNVPFDTMESCQSACRAPASSDAPAAPVKQGLSF, from the coding sequence ATGCGACAAAAAACACGTTCGCTGACTCTGCTGCTCCCGGTTTCTGCACTCCTGCTGCTGCTCAGCGGCTGCGTGACGCCGATGGCCGAGGACGCGCTGCCCGCCACTTGCAACGAAAAGCCGGAATCGGGCATGTGCCGGGCCGCCTTTACCCGCTACTACTACGACGCGGATCGCGGTGAATGCCGCAGCTTCATCTGGGGTGGCTGTGGCGGCAATGTGCCGTTCGACACCATGGAGAGCTGCCAGAGCGCCTGCCGGGCCCCGGCCTCCAGTGATGCCCCGGCCGCCCCGGTCAAGCAGGGGCTGTCGTTCTGA
- a CDS encoding helix-turn-helix domain-containing protein, whose amino-acid sequence MWPFSFALRTLTCRYAALLRRSAVHLPALRLQPPSIPLRGVVQALWCVDVRPGQKAPDWSFMHPDGGAGLVFNVGQPLSISHRAATADGPPGVCWEGVSEVSGRFWPREGQRAFGVRFWPAGAVALWGERTPLSEVGQLLAGAGRPPAVASALGDLAARLVDMTPEAGLACLDQWLRRYLRPPPSSPVVAAALRALPAAGSVAEVVAGAAVARRTLERHFREQVGLSPKGYMRLCRLAQARDLLKARALQGTPMPQVDIALRLGYCDEAHFIRDFQRVIGMTPGHYGRRYRQG is encoded by the coding sequence ATGTGGCCATTCTCGTTTGCGCTGCGGACCCTGACTTGTAGATATGCGGCGCTGCTCCGGAGATCTGCCGTGCACTTGCCCGCTCTGAGATTGCAACCTCCCTCAATACCGCTGCGTGGCGTCGTTCAGGCGCTCTGGTGTGTGGACGTCCGGCCCGGACAAAAGGCGCCTGACTGGTCTTTCATGCATCCGGATGGCGGTGCCGGTCTGGTCTTCAATGTCGGTCAGCCGCTGAGCATCAGCCACCGTGCGGCTACAGCGGATGGTCCGCCCGGCGTCTGCTGGGAGGGGGTGAGTGAAGTTTCCGGTCGTTTCTGGCCCCGGGAAGGGCAGCGGGCTTTCGGTGTGCGCTTCTGGCCGGCGGGGGCTGTGGCTCTCTGGGGCGAGCGAACACCGCTGTCCGAGGTGGGGCAGTTGCTTGCGGGGGCGGGGCGTCCTCCGGCGGTAGCCAGCGCGCTGGGTGATCTGGCGGCCCGGTTGGTGGACATGACGCCGGAAGCCGGGCTGGCCTGTCTCGATCAATGGTTGCGCAGATACCTGCGGCCGCCGCCATCGTCACCGGTGGTGGCGGCCGCGTTGCGCGCGTTACCTGCCGCCGGGTCCGTCGCCGAGGTCGTGGCCGGTGCAGCGGTTGCACGGCGCACCCTGGAGCGTCATTTCCGCGAGCAGGTCGGCCTGTCGCCAAAAGGTTATATGCGTTTGTGCCGTCTCGCCCAGGCCCGGGACTTGCTCAAGGCGCGCGCGCTGCAGGGCACGCCGATGCCGCAGGTGGATATCGCGTTGCGCCTCGGCTATTGCGACGAGGCGCATTTCATTCGCGATTTTCAGCGTGTGATCGGCATGACGCCGGGCCACTATGGTCGGCGTTACCGGCAGGGCTAG
- a CDS encoding DUF523 domain-containing protein, whose product MINQFSSGSGQDTQGIASVSRLDQWLDHLALRASADDKPAVLVSACLLGQPVRYDGDDKRHATIADVLPRWLQLRGTCPETGIGLPVPRPPIDVIETSAGQRVYGLDGRTADVTDALRAETDRLPSNLCGVILKARSPSCGLGNTPLHSPDGRKIGVTDGAFAARVRERWPALPAVHEEQLASATDIEVFVLSVYLHRQRQRWRRDTWPAPLRDAVCALPGDTGARLRAWLAR is encoded by the coding sequence ATGATAAATCAGTTCTCCTCTGGCAGCGGTCAGGACACACAGGGCATCGCCAGCGTCAGCCGTCTGGATCAATGGCTGGATCACCTGGCGCTGCGCGCCTCCGCAGATGATAAACCAGCCGTGCTGGTGAGCGCCTGCCTGCTCGGGCAGCCGGTGCGTTATGACGGCGATGACAAGCGCCATGCGACCATTGCAGATGTGCTGCCACGCTGGTTGCAACTGCGCGGCACCTGCCCGGAAACCGGCATCGGGTTGCCGGTACCCAGGCCGCCGATTGATGTCATTGAAACGTCTGCCGGTCAGCGGGTCTACGGGCTGGATGGCCGCACTGCCGACGTCACCGACGCCTTGCGCGCCGAAACGGATCGCCTGCCCTCAAACCTGTGTGGCGTCATTCTCAAGGCCCGCTCGCCCAGTTGCGGTCTGGGCAATACGCCGCTGCATTCGCCAGACGGCCGGAAGATCGGCGTCACCGACGGCGCCTTCGCGGCACGCGTGCGCGAACGCTGGCCCGCGCTGCCTGCCGTGCACGAGGAGCAACTGGCGAGCGCCACCGATATCGAAGTGTTTGTGCTGAGCGTCTATCTGCACCGCCAACGGCAGCGCTGGCGGCGGGACACCTGGCCCGCCCCGCTGCGTGATGCGGTTTGCGCCCTGCCCGGCGACACCGGCGCGCGCCTGCGTGCCTGGCTGGCACGCTGA
- a CDS encoding DUF1778 domain-containing protein encodes MSSATKDKAAERRLVARTNADVHQRIADAADLLGATVSQFLIDSALERANRVTQEATRLRVSRDAFVQMMAVLDQPANPAPRLQQAAHRYREVMSDEHPPQDPERNTDPKP; translated from the coding sequence ATGAGCTCCGCGACAAAAGACAAGGCAGCTGAACGGCGGCTGGTCGCGCGCACCAATGCGGACGTCCATCAGCGTATCGCCGATGCGGCAGACCTTCTCGGCGCCACCGTCTCCCAGTTCCTGATAGACTCCGCGCTCGAGCGCGCCAACCGGGTCACGCAGGAAGCCACCCGGTTGCGCGTCAGTCGCGACGCCTTTGTGCAGATGATGGCGGTGCTGGATCAACCCGCGAACCCCGCGCCGCGACTGCAACAGGCCGCTCACCGATACAGGGAGGTGATGAGTGACGAGCATCCGCCACAGGATCCGGAAAGAAATACTGACCCGAAACCATGA
- a CDS encoding GNAT family N-acetyltransferase has protein sequence MTSIRHRIRKEILTRNHDRAGFDCGQDALNRFLRQQARQVNDRHLSRTTVLVEIARPTRILAFYSTAPCEISPAGTLPGLAGYPHQIPFLRMARLATDLSARGQGFGELALVSAIEDAARIHREATALYGLLVDAKDDGAAAFYRHFGFHQMDDNSLTLYLPIRDCLAL, from the coding sequence GTGACGAGCATCCGCCACAGGATCCGGAAAGAAATACTGACCCGAAACCATGACCGCGCAGGCTTCGACTGCGGCCAGGACGCGCTGAACCGCTTTCTGCGACAGCAGGCAAGACAGGTCAATGATCGGCATCTGAGCCGCACCACCGTGCTGGTCGAGATCGCGCGGCCCACGCGTATTCTCGCTTTCTATTCCACCGCGCCCTGCGAAATCAGTCCCGCCGGGACCCTGCCCGGTCTGGCGGGTTACCCCCATCAGATTCCTTTTTTGCGCATGGCGCGGCTGGCCACCGATCTGAGCGCCAGAGGGCAGGGTTTCGGTGAACTGGCGCTGGTCTCCGCCATTGAGGACGCCGCCCGCATCCACCGCGAGGCCACTGCCCTGTACGGGCTGCTGGTGGATGCAAAAGATGACGGAGCCGCGGCGTTTTACCGCCACTTCGGTTTTCATCAGATGGACGACAACAGCCTCACGCTTTACCTGCCGATCAGGGATTGCCTCGCCCTGTAG
- a CDS encoding mechanosensitive ion channel domain-containing protein gives MAELDQTLLRLLISTSVVVAALVLSSLLRRLVQRLGEGHGYAASRMFQVKVLINLTTLMVLLFALGATWGFSGQGFVVFASSVFALVGVALFAAWSLLSNTTAALILFFSAPFRVGDRIRMLDGDNTVTGEVVDMGLVTITLRDTDGHHYNIPNNMVFQRTVIRLSANKDIPCDKKHVR, from the coding sequence ATGGCTGAACTCGACCAGACCCTGCTTCGCCTGCTGATCAGCACCAGCGTTGTCGTCGCCGCGCTGGTGCTGAGTTCACTGCTGCGCCGGCTGGTACAGCGGCTGGGCGAAGGGCACGGCTATGCCGCCTCACGCATGTTCCAGGTCAAGGTGCTGATCAATCTGACCACGCTGATGGTGCTGCTGTTTGCCCTCGGCGCCACCTGGGGCTTTTCCGGTCAGGGCTTTGTTGTCTTCGCCTCCTCCGTGTTTGCGCTGGTGGGCGTGGCCCTGTTTGCCGCCTGGTCACTGCTCAGCAACACCACCGCCGCGCTGATCCTGTTCTTCAGCGCGCCTTTCCGTGTCGGCGATCGCATCCGCATGCTCGATGGCGATAACACCGTCACCGGCGAGGTGGTCGACATGGGCCTGGTCACCATTACGCTGCGTGACACCGACGGCCATCACTACAATATCCCCAACAACATGGTGTTCCAGCGCACCGTGATCCGCCTCTCCGCCAACAAGGACATCCCATGCGACAAAAAACACGTTCGCTGA
- the speE gene encoding polyamine aminopropyltransferase translates to MSGEKWFFEHFDSAGTAFGLRLKKKLEDVQTEYQHIEMWETDTFGYLMTIDGCTMVTSRDNFLYHEMMSHPVLFTHAAPKNVVIIGGGDCGTLREVLRHPGVEKATQIDIDEMVTRMSEKYFPELCESNNDPRAELLFIDGVKWMRECADASIDVIIVDSTDPVGPAEGLFKADFFRDCHRVLRDGGIIVQQSESPLLHSDTIIRDLHANMREAGFSSTQTLPFPQTSYPSGWWSCTMAGKATDVTDFRHADADAKPFETLYYSAAIHRGALTLPPFMTRALG, encoded by the coding sequence ATGTCCGGTGAAAAGTGGTTTTTCGAACATTTCGACAGTGCAGGCACGGCCTTCGGCCTGCGCCTGAAGAAGAAGCTGGAAGACGTGCAGACGGAGTACCAGCACATCGAGATGTGGGAGACCGACACCTTCGGCTACCTCATGACCATCGACGGCTGCACCATGGTCACCAGCCGCGACAACTTCCTGTATCACGAGATGATGTCACACCCGGTGCTGTTTACCCATGCCGCGCCGAAAAATGTCGTCATCATCGGCGGCGGTGACTGCGGCACCCTGCGTGAAGTCCTGCGCCACCCTGGCGTCGAGAAAGCGACCCAGATCGACATCGACGAAATGGTCACGCGCATGTCGGAAAAATACTTTCCCGAGCTGTGCGAATCCAACAATGATCCACGCGCCGAGCTGCTGTTCATCGACGGCGTGAAATGGATGCGTGAGTGTGCCGATGCCAGCATCGACGTGATCATCGTGGACTCCACCGATCCGGTGGGCCCGGCAGAAGGCCTGTTCAAGGCCGACTTCTTCCGCGATTGCCACCGGGTACTGCGCGACGGCGGCATCATCGTGCAGCAGAGCGAATCACCGCTGCTGCACAGCGACACCATCATCCGCGACCTGCATGCCAACATGCGTGAAGCCGGTTTCAGCAGCACCCAGACCCTGCCCTTTCCGCAAACGTCCTACCCGAGTGGCTGGTGGAGTTGCACCATGGCGGGCAAGGCTACCGACGTGACGGACTTCCGCCACGCGGATGCCGACGCCAAGCCGTTCGAGACGCTGTATTACAGTGCCGCCATCCATCGCGGCGCGCTGACGCTGCCGCCGTTCATGACCAGGGCGCTGGGCTGA
- a CDS encoding D-2-hydroxyacid dehydrogenase yields MLGVFLDTATMGPEDLDFSGLREALTGPDNSLPEWRFHDQTAPAQVAARIAEADVVVTNKVVLDAGLVAGAPRLKLICVSATGTNNVDLDAAAARGIPVCNVRDYAGASLAQHTLALMLGLATRWHDYQADVRAGVWSQSPTFCLMHRPVMELAGKTLGIVGYGTLGRAVATLAQAFGMQVKVAASLRPGASVEPGRVPLDVLLAEVDVLSLHCPLTDDTRHLIGAAQLAAMKPEAFLINTARGALIDEAALASALRQGEIAGAALDVLGQEPPPADHVLLAPDIPNLIITPHNAWISRECRQRLLEGVADNIRDWVRGAATGRGNP; encoded by the coding sequence ATGCTGGGCGTTTTCCTGGATACCGCGACCATGGGGCCGGAGGACCTGGATTTTTCCGGGTTGCGCGAGGCGCTGACCGGCCCTGACAACAGCTTGCCCGAGTGGCGCTTCCACGACCAGACCGCCCCGGCACAGGTTGCGGCACGCATCGCCGAGGCCGACGTGGTGGTGACCAATAAAGTGGTGCTGGATGCCGGCCTTGTTGCCGGGGCGCCGCGTCTGAAGCTGATCTGCGTGAGTGCCACCGGCACCAACAACGTTGATCTGGATGCTGCAGCCGCGCGCGGCATCCCGGTGTGTAACGTGCGCGACTATGCGGGCGCCAGCCTGGCCCAGCACACGCTGGCGCTGATGCTCGGGCTGGCCACGCGCTGGCATGATTACCAGGCCGATGTGCGTGCCGGCGTCTGGAGTCAGTCCCCCACTTTTTGCCTGATGCATCGCCCGGTCATGGAGCTGGCGGGCAAGACCCTGGGCATTGTCGGTTATGGCACCCTGGGCCGGGCGGTGGCGACGCTGGCGCAGGCGTTCGGGATGCAGGTGAAGGTGGCCGCCAGCCTGCGCCCCGGCGCCTCCGTCGAACCCGGTCGCGTGCCGCTGGACGTGCTGCTTGCAGAGGTCGACGTGCTGTCGCTGCACTGCCCGCTCACCGACGACACCCGGCACCTGATCGGCGCGGCCCAGTTGGCCGCCATGAAGCCGGAGGCGTTTCTGATCAACACGGCACGCGGCGCCCTGATCGACGAGGCCGCGCTCGCGTCGGCCCTGCGCCAGGGCGAGATAGCGGGTGCCGCACTGGATGTGCTCGGGCAGGAACCTCCGCCCGCAGACCATGTGCTGCTGGCGCCAGACATTCCCAACCTGATCATCACCCCGCACAATGCCTGGATCAGCCGCGAGTGCCGCCAGCGCCTGCTGGAGGGGGTGGCTGACAACATTCGTGACTGGGTTCGCGGCGCGGCTACAGGGCGAGGCAATCCCTGA
- the speA gene encoding biosynthetic arginine decarboxylase: protein MSNWTTEDALRIYNVERWGEGYFDVDAAGKVRVRPNGAESGGVARLEDVLAACREAGLRSPVLVRFDGILRHRVRMLAGAFRTAIAEQGYGGAYTPVYPIKVNQQRRVVDEIVNAREQGESVGLEAGSKPELLAVLALSGSRSGEATGNTIVCNGYKDREYIRLALTGEKLGHRVYIVVEKLSELGMILEEARALDVTPRIGLRVRLMSIGKGNWQNTGGEKSKFGLSAAQLVRAVDICHEAGCLGSLRMLHFHLGSQVANLQDIKSGMREAARYYQELRALGAPVDTMDVGGGLGVDYEGTRSRSFCSMNYGIADYAWHIVQTLREACVRADLPEPAIISESGRALTAHHAVLLVNVIDRETLRPQPVPALEADAPQELVLLADLFRNLSAARPHLLEAHQEVLGAWQDVHQRYLAGELSLPQRAAAETLYFNCLLLLRDKLDPVRKHQRALRDELNAVLADKLFVNFSVFQSVPDVWGIDQVFPILPLTGLDAPPALRAVLQDITCDSDGRIDQYVDGEGLESTLPLPAGYGDELGIFMVGAYQEILGDMHNLFGDTDSVDVDIDEQGVIHLDQAIQGDSVSSVLRYVNYDPDALLALLADQFGRTRMPQAERDMLLGEIREGLAGYTYLE, encoded by the coding sequence ATGAGCAACTGGACCACAGAAGACGCCCTGCGTATCTACAATGTCGAGCGCTGGGGTGAGGGGTATTTCGACGTCGATGCGGCGGGCAAGGTCCGGGTGCGCCCCAATGGCGCCGAATCCGGCGGCGTGGCGCGCCTGGAAGACGTGCTGGCGGCGTGCCGCGAGGCGGGCCTGCGCTCCCCGGTACTGGTGCGTTTCGACGGCATTCTGCGGCACCGGGTGCGCATGCTGGCGGGCGCCTTCCGCACGGCCATCGCCGAGCAGGGCTACGGCGGCGCCTACACGCCGGTATACCCGATCAAGGTCAACCAGCAGCGTCGGGTGGTGGACGAGATCGTCAACGCCCGCGAGCAGGGCGAGTCGGTGGGGCTGGAGGCGGGTTCCAAGCCGGAATTGCTGGCCGTGCTGGCACTGTCCGGCTCGCGCAGCGGTGAGGCGACGGGCAACACCATCGTCTGTAACGGCTACAAGGACCGTGAATATATCCGCCTGGCGCTGACCGGTGAAAAGCTGGGCCATCGCGTCTATATCGTCGTGGAGAAGCTCTCCGAACTCGGCATGATCCTGGAGGAGGCTCGCGCGCTCGACGTGACGCCGCGCATCGGTCTGCGCGTGCGCCTCATGTCCATCGGCAAGGGCAACTGGCAGAACACCGGCGGTGAAAAATCCAAGTTCGGCCTGTCTGCGGCGCAGCTGGTGCGCGCCGTGGACATCTGCCATGAGGCAGGCTGCCTGGGCAGCCTGCGCATGCTGCATTTTCATCTGGGCTCGCAGGTGGCCAACCTGCAGGACATCAAGTCCGGCATGCGTGAAGCGGCCCGTTATTATCAGGAATTGCGTGCGCTGGGTGCGCCGGTGGACACCATGGACGTGGGCGGCGGTCTGGGGGTGGACTATGAGGGCACCCGTTCGCGCTCCTTCTGTTCCATGAACTACGGCATCGCCGATTACGCCTGGCATATCGTGCAGACGCTGCGCGAGGCGTGTGTCCGGGCAGACCTGCCGGAACCGGCCATTATCAGCGAGTCGGGCCGGGCGCTGACGGCGCACCACGCCGTCTTGCTGGTGAACGTGATCGACCGGGAAACCCTGCGCCCGCAACCGGTACCTGCGCTGGAGGCGGATGCGCCCCAGGAACTGGTGCTGCTGGCCGATCTGTTCCGCAACCTGAGTGCTGCACGGCCGCATTTGCTGGAAGCGCATCAAGAGGTGCTGGGGGCCTGGCAGGATGTGCATCAGCGTTATCTGGCGGGTGAGTTGTCGTTGCCGCAAAGGGCGGCCGCTGAAACCCTCTACTTCAACTGCCTGCTGCTGCTGCGCGACAAGCTCGACCCGGTGCGCAAGCACCAGCGCGCGCTGCGCGACGAACTCAATGCGGTACTGGCGGACAAGCTGTTCGTCAATTTCTCCGTGTTCCAGTCAGTGCCGGATGTCTGGGGCATTGACCAGGTCTTTCCGATCCTGCCCCTCACCGGGCTCGACGCCCCGCCAGCCCTGCGCGCCGTGTTGCAGGACATCACCTGCGACTCGGACGGTCGTATTGACCAGTATGTGGACGGTGAAGGGCTGGAAAGCACCCTGCCGCTACCGGCCGGTTATGGTGACGAACTGGGCATTTTCATGGTGGGCGCCTATCAGGAAATTCTTGGCGACATGCACAACCTGTTCGGTGATACCGATTCCGTGGATGTGGATATCGACGAGCAGGGCGTTATTCATCTGGATCAGGCGATCCAGGGCGACAGCGTCAGCTCGGTGCTGCGTTACGTGAATTACGATCCCGACGCGCTGCTGGCGCTCTTGGCCGATCAGTTCGGGCGTACCCGAATGCCGCAAGCGGAACGGGATATGCTGCTGGGCGAGATACGGGAAGGGTTGGCGGGCTACACCTATCTGGAATAG
- a CDS encoding MBL fold metallo-hydrolase — translation MKYAILPVTPFEQNCSLLLCETSNKLAICDPGGDIEQILAAIEQTGGEPEKILVTHAHIDHAGAVAELAERLGVPVEGPHREDQFWIDMLPQQAQMFGFAPARAFTPDRWLDDGDTVTVGDTSLQVLHCPGHTPGHVVFYQPESQLAVVGDVLFAGSIGRTDFPRGNFEELVGAIRGKLFPLGDDIAFIPGHGPMSTLGQERRSNPFVSDPRYG, via the coding sequence ATGAAATACGCGATCCTCCCGGTTACGCCTTTTGAGCAGAATTGCTCCCTGCTGCTGTGCGAAACCAGCAACAAGCTGGCTATTTGCGATCCAGGTGGGGATATCGAGCAGATTCTGGCCGCCATTGAGCAGACAGGTGGGGAACCGGAGAAAATCCTGGTCACCCACGCCCATATCGACCACGCAGGCGCCGTGGCCGAACTGGCCGAGCGCCTTGGCGTGCCGGTGGAGGGGCCGCACCGGGAAGACCAGTTCTGGATCGACATGCTGCCGCAACAGGCGCAGATGTTCGGCTTTGCCCCGGCGCGCGCCTTCACCCCGGACCGCTGGCTGGACGACGGCGACACCGTTACCGTCGGCGATACCTCGCTTCAGGTGCTGCATTGCCCCGGGCACACGCCCGGTCATGTGGTGTTTTATCAGCCGGAAAGCCAACTGGCCGTCGTCGGCGACGTGCTGTTTGCCGGTTCCATCGGCCGCACCGATTTTCCGCGTGGCAACTTCGAGGAACTGGTGGGCGCCATTCGCGGCAAGCTGTTCCCGCTGGGTGACGACATTGCCTTCATCCCCGGCCATGGCCCCATGTCGACCCTGGGCCAGGAGCGGCGCAGCAACCCGTTCGTGAGTGATCCGCGCTATGGCTGA
- a CDS encoding DUF1269 domain-containing protein → MRRIYFLLPDVSAAETLVRDLREHGIGDDSIHLVARDDVPLGELPEASALDESDIGPALKRGAALGGTSGLLAGLTAMALPTGGLALGGAAVLGITLAGTGFGAWTSAMLGASVTDEEVEASEAAIRAGQVLMMVDVPADEVDDYKRFVTRRHPEADVRDTETFVPKTG, encoded by the coding sequence ATGCGCAGAATCTATTTCCTGCTGCCAGATGTATCCGCCGCCGAAACACTGGTTCGTGATCTGCGGGAACACGGCATCGGTGATGACAGCATCCACCTGGTGGCACGCGATGACGTGCCGCTGGGCGAGCTGCCGGAGGCCAGCGCCCTCGACGAGTCCGATATCGGTCCGGCGCTCAAGCGAGGGGCCGCACTCGGTGGCACCTCCGGGCTGCTCGCTGGCCTCACCGCCATGGCGCTGCCCACCGGAGGCCTGGCACTCGGTGGTGCGGCGGTGCTCGGCATTACTCTGGCCGGCACCGGTTTTGGCGCCTGGACCTCGGCCATGCTCGGTGCCAGCGTCACCGATGAAGAAGTGGAAGCCAGCGAGGCCGCCATCCGCGCCGGTCAGGTACTGATGATGGTGGATGTGCCCGCTGACGAGGTGGATGACTACAAGCGGTTCGTCACCCGCCGGCATCCGGAGGCCGACGTGCGCGATACTGAAACCTTCGTACCCAAAACGGGTTAA
- a CDS encoding DUF2057 domain-containing protein — protein sequence MRHRLRSATLILLALLLAACERSPVVRLYDGPQRPDSEVAVVRVPETLEILNINGQRPAGVNTLFSSGYKDLHLAPGEYQIVAFYKEIWEPDSTSSHVVVRSEPVVFDVEGRPGSFFRLGYDAPETLPAARELARDFSGWSEHIASGERRPTRPSGMTRPGLIGGLTTGTTEPEAQAIAPAHATPAQATQNDGVESLDMLKAWWSQASAEERRAFLRWVAE from the coding sequence ATGCGTCACCGGTTACGCTCCGCGACCCTGATCCTGCTGGCCCTGCTGCTCGCCGCTTGCGAGCGCAGCCCCGTGGTACGCCTTTATGACGGCCCGCAGCGCCCGGACAGCGAAGTGGCCGTGGTGCGGGTACCGGAAACACTGGAGATCCTGAACATCAACGGCCAGCGCCCGGCGGGCGTCAACACGCTGTTCTCCAGTGGCTACAAGGATCTGCACCTGGCCCCGGGCGAGTACCAGATCGTGGCCTTCTACAAGGAAATCTGGGAACCGGATTCCACCAGCAGCCATGTGGTGGTGCGCTCCGAACCCGTGGTGTTCGATGTGGAAGGCCGCCCCGGCAGCTTCTTCCGCCTGGGCTATGACGCCCCGGAGACCCTGCCCGCTGCCCGCGAACTGGCCCGCGATTTCAGCGGCTGGAGCGAACATATTGCCAGCGGCGAACGCCGCCCGACGCGCCCCAGCGGCATGACCCGCCCCGGCCTGATCGGCGGCCTGACCACGGGCACAACCGAACCAGAAGCGCAGGCCATCGCCCCGGCACACGCGACGCCCGCCCAAGCCACGCAAAACGACGGCGTCGAATCCCTGGACATGCTCAAGGCCTGGTGGTCCCAGGCCAGCGCCGAAGAACGCCGCGCCTTCCTGCGCTGGGTGGCGGAATAA